In Vitis riparia cultivar Riparia Gloire de Montpellier isolate 1030 chromosome 19, EGFV_Vit.rip_1.0, whole genome shotgun sequence, the following proteins share a genomic window:
- the LOC117909227 gene encoding GDP-L-galactose phosphorylase 2-like, with amino-acid sequence MNTLRIKRVPTVVSNYQKEDSDDGARQVGGCGRNCLKQCCIQGAKLPLYAYKKVKDVVNEKASSGDENKEQPVPFLDSLVLGEWEDRMQKGLFRYDVTACETKVIPGEYGFIAQLNEGRHLKKRPTEFRVDKVLQPFDGNKFNFTKVGQEEVLFQFEPSNDEEPEFIPNAPIDVENSTSVVAINVSPIEYGHVLLIPRIFESLPQRIDRESFLLALDMAVEAGNPYFRLGYNSLGAFATINHLHFQAYYLATPFPIEKAPTRKITTAGNGVKIFELLKYPVRGLVFEGGDTLQDLANTVADSCICLQDNNIPFNVLIADAGKRIFLFAQCYAEKQALGEVNQELLDTQVNPAVWEVSGHIVLKRKEDYEGASEQNAWRLLAEVSLSEERFQEVNALIFEAIACGDDEKGNLTENMIEEPDVTPPSHEDAGAINNSSYPAAMVAGKQECLVQQ; translated from the exons ATGAATACGCTGAGGATTAAGAGGGTACCCACCGTGGTTTCGAATTACCAGAAGGAGGATTCAGACGATGGTGCTCGTCAGGTTGGTGGTTGCGGCCGCAATTGCCTCAAGCAGTGCTGCATTCAAG GAGCAAAACTCCCTCTTTATGCCTACAAGAAGGTGAAGGACGTTGTTAACGAGAAAGCTTCGAGCGGTGATGAAAACAAAGAGCAGCCTGTGCCCTTCCTTGACTCTCTCGTTCTTGGAGAG TGGGAGGATCGTATGCAGAAAGGGCTCTTTCGATATGATGTCACTGCTTGCGAAACCAAG GTGATTCCGGGTGAGTATGGGTTCATTGCCCAGCTGAATGAGGGCCGCCACCTGAAGAAGAGGCCCACTGAGTTCCGTGTGGATAAAGTCCTCCAGCCCTTTGATGGGAACAAATTCAACTTCACTAAAGTTGGGCAAGAGGAGGTGCTCTTCCAGTTTGAACCAAGCAATGATGAGGAACCTGAGTTCATCCCCAATGCTCCCATTGATGTCGAAAATTCTACAAGCGTTGTTGCCATCAAT GTTAGTCCTATTGAATATGGGCATGTGCTTCTAATCCCAAGGATTTTCGAGTCCTTGCCGCAGAGGATCGACCGTGAAAGCTTTTTGCTTGCCCTTGACATGGCTGTGGAAGCAGGAAATCCATATTTCCGGTTGGGTTACAACAGCTTGGGTGCATTTGCTACCATCAACCACCTTCACTTTCAG GCTTATTACTTGGCCACACCCTTTCCCATTGAGAAGGCTCCAACTAGGAAAATAACCACTGCAGGCAATGGGGTGAAGATCTTTGAGCTGTTAAAATATCCTGTTAGAGGTCTTGTCTTTGAGGGTGGAGACACTCTGCAAGATTTAGCGAACACTGTGGCCGATTCCTGCATTTGCCTTCAGGATAACAACATACCTTTCAATGTTCTCATTGCTGATGCTGGGAAACGTATCTTTCTCTTTGCACAG TGTTATGCTGAGAAACAAGCTCTTGGGGAAGTGAATCAGGAGCTTCTGGACACCCAAGTGAACCCAGCTGTCTGGGAGGTTAGTGGACATATTGTGCTGAAAAGGAAGGAGGACTACGAGGGGGCATCTGAGCAGAATGCTTGGAGGCTTCTTGCTGAGGTCTCTCTCTCTGAAGAGAGGTTCCAAGAAGTGAATGCTCTTATCTTTGAAGCCATTGCCTGTGGAGATGATGAAAAAGGAAATCTCACCGAGAACATGATTGAGGAGCCAGATGTCACACCTCCATCTCATGAAGATGCAGGTGCCATCAACAATAGCTCCTACCCTGCTGCCATGGTGGCTGGAAAGCAAGAATGCCTAGTTCAGCAGTAA
- the LOC117908131 gene encoding stigma-specific STIG1-like protein 4 gives MRPLDARIAISILQLLLLLLVVIVGADPTPKVVQKNGTKRSLSSPWLRRVINPRAAGCWNRPWICNEGQFPPRIKKLCCRNQCVDVTSDVYNCGLCGIRCPFTWQCCRGICINTNINPFHCGKCEHKCPFGSFCVYGMCGYAQPLPPFPFPPKPPKPPFPPKPFPPKPFPPHPPKGVQAPTMA, from the coding sequence ATGCGACCACTTGACGCCCGAATCGCCATTTCAATCCTACAATTACTTCTACTACTACTGGTTGTGATTGTGGGAGCGGACCCAACACCAAAAGTTGTTCAAAAAAATGGCACTAAGAGGTCATTGTCGTCGCCATGGCTGAGGAGGGTGATCAACCCAAGAGCCGCAGGGTGCTGGAACAGGCCATGGATATGCAATGAAGGGCAGTTCCCACCAAGAATCAAGAAGCTGTGCTGTAGAAACCAGTGTGTGGATGTCACCTCCGATGTTTACAATTGTGGCTTGTGTGGGATCAGGTGTCCATTTACTTGGCAATGCTGCCGAGGCATCTGCATTAATACTAATATAAATCCATTTCATTGTGGCAAGTGTGAGCACAAATGCCCCTTTGGGAGCTTCTGTGTATATGGAATGTGTGGATATGCTCAGCCACTGCCCCCATTTCCTTTTCCTCCTAAACCACCAAAGCCCCCGTTCCCCCCTAAGCCATTCCCACCTAAGCCCTTCCCTCCTCATCCTCCGAAGGGTGTGCAGGCGCCTACAATGGCTTGA
- the LOC117909226 gene encoding adenylyltransferase and sulfurtransferase MOCS3, producing MESNGEDASRILREIETLKAAKADIEHRISVLEARLRDIPPPNDAISGVSCSSMSIAGLAAGHGLSPDMIYRYSRHLLLPSFGVRGQSNLLKSSILVVGAGGLGAPALLYLAACGVGCIGTVDHDVVELNNLHRQIIHTEAYVGQPKVQSAAAACRSINSTIQIVEHKEALRTSNALEILSKYDLVIDATDNVPSRYMISDCCVVLGKPLVSGAALGLEGQLTVYNYKGGPCYRCLFPTPPPTTACQRCSDSGVLGVVPGIIGCLQALEAIKIASAVGEPLSGRMLLFDALSARIRIVKIRGRLSQCEVCGENATFTQQKFQDFDYEKFTQSPLSTTPLKLNLLPADSRITSKEYNDRLVNGEAHVLVDVRPSHHFNIVSLPKSLNIPLSSLEARVSEISSALKEEVEQKGGNHSGTSVYVVCRRGNDSQRAVEYLHKIGFTSAKDVIGGLESWAHDVDPNFPTY from the exons ATGGAGTCAAATGGAGAAGACGCTTCTCGAATTCTCAGGGAGATCGAGACCTTGAAGGCCGCTAAGGCCGACATAGAGCATCGAATATCGGTTCTCGAAGCTCGGCTTCGCGATATTCCTCCGCCAAACGACGCCATTTCTGGTGTCTCCTGTTCTTCCATGTCAATCGCTGGTTTGGCTGCCGGACACGGACTCTCCCCGGATATGATCTACCGGTATAGTCGCCACCTTTTGCTTCCTTCCTTCGGAGTTCGAG GGCAGTCAAATCTCTTGAAGTCTTCAATTTTAGTTGTTGGAGCTGGAGGATTGGGCGCACCAGCTCTTTTATATCTTGCGGCATGTGGTGTTG GGTGCATAGGTACTGTTGATCATGATGTTGTAGAGCTGAATAATCTGCACCGACAg ATTATCCACACTGAAGCATATGTTGGTCAACCAAAAGTACAATCTGCTGCTGCTGCTTGTCGTTC GATTAACTCCACAATTCAGATTGTGGAACACAAAGAAGCTTTACGCACATCCAATGCTTTGGAGATTTTGAGCAA ATATGATCTAGTTATCGATGCAACAGATAATGTCCCTAGCCGGTACATGATAAGTGATTGTTGTGTTGTATTAGGGAAG CCTCTTGTTTCAGGTGCTGCATTGGGGTTGGAAGGGCAG CTCACTGTTTACAATTACAAAGGAGGTCCATGCTATCGGTGCCTTTTTCCTACTCCACCACCAACAACAGCATGTCAAAGATGTTCAGATAGTGGAGTTTTAGGAGTAG TTCCTGGTATCATTGGCTGTCTCCAAGCCCTAGAGGCTATAAAGATTGCAAGTGCTGTTGGAGAACCACTGTCAGGAAGGATGCTTCTCTTTGATGCATTGTCAGCACGAATTCGAATT GTCAAGATTAGAGGGAGGTTGTCCCAATGTGAAGTTTGTGGAGAAAATGCAACATTCACCCAACAgaaatttcaagattttgacTATGAGAAGTTCACTCAGTCTCCACTATCCACG ACTCCATTGAAGTTAAACCTGCTTCCAGCAGATTCCAGAATAACCAGCAAAGAGTACAATGACAGACTTGTTAATGGGGAGGCACACGTATTGGTGGATGTACGACCATCACACCACTTCAACATTGTTTCTCTCCCGAAGTCATTGAACATCCCACTCTCAAGCTTGGAGGCTAGGGTGTCGGAAATCAGTTCAGCCTTGAAGGAAGAAGTGGAGCAGAAGGGTGGTAACCATTCTGGTACAAGTGTCTACGTAGTTTGTAGAAGAGGTAATGACTCACAGAGAGCTGTTGAATACCTCCACAAAATAGGTTTCACTTCAGCTAAGGACGTCATAGGGGGACTGGAGTCATGGGCCCATGATGTGGATCCAAACTTTCCTACGTACTAG
- the LOC117908509 gene encoding aspartate carbamoyltransferase 2, chloroplastic, protein MASSSSFSMSALHSTCTPRVPNCPKEFMDNHSSLYFKQPLHSKLMPLSTDLKHSRFFTNEKPLQWEQTARLPQRNRVLSRALDIENTPFSVGNKFQLDDVIEAQQFDRETLGAIFEVAREMEKVEKKSPGSQILKGYLMATLFYEPSTRTRLSFESAMKRLGGEVLTTENAREFSSAAKGETLEDTIRTVEGYSDIIVMRHFESGAARRAAVTAEIPIINAGDGPGQHPTQALLDVYTIEREIGRLDRIKVGLVGDLANGRTVRSLAYLLAKYQDVKIYFVSPEVVKMKDDIKDYLTSKGVEWEESADLMEVASKCDVVYQTRIQRERFGERADLYEEARGKYIVDRDVLGVMQKHAVVMHPLPRLDEITVDVDEDQRAAYFRQAKNGLYIRMALLKLLLVGW, encoded by the exons ATGGCTTCTTCATCATCTTTTAGTATGTCTGCTTTGCATAGCACATGCACTCCTAGGGTGCCAAATTGCCCTAAAGAGTTCATGGACAATCATTCAAGTTTGTACTTTAAACAACCTCTTCATTCTAAATTGATGCCTTTATCCACTGACCTAAAGCATTCAAGGTTTTTCACTAATGAGAAACCATTACAATGGGAACAAACTGCAAGACTTCCACAAAGGAATAGAGTCTTATCCCGTGCATTGGACATTGAAAATACACCTTTTTCAGTGGGCAATAAGTTCCAACTCGATGATGTTATTGAAGCTCAACAATTTGATAGAGAGACTCTCGGTGCCATATTTGAAGTGGCACGTGAGATGGAGAAGGTTGAGAAGAAATCGCCTGGGAGCCAAATTCTTAAGGGTTATCTAATGGCTACACTTTTCTATGAGCCATCTACTAGAACTAGGCTCTCTTTCGAGTCTGCCATGAAAAGGTTGGGTGGGGAAGTTTTAACAACAGAAAATGCACGGGAATTCTCATCAGCAGCAAAAGGAGAGACACTTGAAG ATACTATAAGAACTGTTGAAGGATACTCAGACATAATTGTAATGAGGCACTTTGAAAGTGGTGCTGCCAGAAGAGCCGCAGTCACAGCTGAGATTCCTATCATTAATGCAGGGGATGGTCCTGGACAGCATCCAACCCAG GCTCTTTTGGATGTATATACTATTGAAAGAGAGATAGGAAGACTGGATAGAATCAAAGTCGGGCTTGTTGGAGATCTTGCAAATGGAAGAACAGTCCGGTCACTTGCGTATTTGCTTGCCAAGTATCAAGATGTGAAGATCTACTTTGTTTCTCCTGAAGTGGTCAAAAtgaag GATGATATAAAAGACTATCTCACATCAAAGGGAGTTGAATGGGAAGAAAGTGCTGACTTAATGGAAGTAGCTTCAAAGTGTGATGTGGTGTATCAAACTCGCATTCAGCGAGAAAGATTTGGAGAAAGGGCCGATCTCTATGAAGAAGCTCGAGGCAAGTACATTGTGGATCGAGATGTGTTAGGTGTGATGCAGAAGCATGCTGTAGTCATGCATCCCCTCCCAAGGCTTGACGAG ATAACTGTGGATGTTGATGAGGATCAAAGGGCTGCCTATTTCAGACAAGCAAAGAATGGTCTCTATATTCGGATGGCTTTGTTGAAGCTCCTACTTGTTGGTTGGTGA